In the genome of Saprospira sp. CCB-QB6, one region contains:
- a CDS encoding ExbD/TolR family protein: MGLKKRTEVSAEFNMSSLTDIIFLLLIFFMLTSSLVNPTAINLKLPNSSRSKPISSNKPAIIVVNETKEIRFNQLKVDIPALKAKIGQYVLADGRAAGDVTVILDVHPKVDAQTLVSVVDALNDVGVKMILATRL; this comes from the coding sequence ATGGGACTGAAAAAACGTACAGAGGTTTCGGCCGAGTTTAATATGTCCTCGCTGACCGATATTATCTTCTTGTTGTTGATCTTCTTCATGTTGACCTCTTCTTTGGTCAACCCGACGGCAATCAACCTCAAGTTGCCCAACTCCAGCCGTTCCAAACCAATTTCCTCCAATAAACCCGCAATTATTGTGGTCAATGAAACGAAGGAAATTCGATTTAATCAACTGAAGGTGGATATCCCCGCCCTCAAAGCCAAAATTGGCCAATATGTCCTTGCCGATGGCCGAGCCGCTGGCGATGTGACCGTCATCCTAGATGTACATCCCAAGGTCGATGCCCAAACCCTAGTTTCGGTAGTTGATGCCCTCAATGATGTGGGCGTCAAAATGATTTTGGCCACTCGATTATAG
- a CDS encoding YqiA/YcfP family alpha/beta fold hydrolase: MKIAYFHGLESKVGGPKPNWLQAEGHEVWAPPMPYKSQPFLFEMTQKAVLEQEIDLLVGSSMGGYFAYHLARLLDLPALLFNPALGVRSVKVKADQSGEKTPLLLLAFGQNDQLIAPSSSQAFLAANWPQKEQLHYLWGEHGHRTPLPFFQQGVKEILRLL; this comes from the coding sequence ATGAAAATTGCCTATTTCCATGGGCTAGAATCTAAGGTGGGCGGCCCCAAACCCAACTGGCTCCAAGCAGAGGGCCATGAGGTTTGGGCGCCGCCCATGCCATATAAAAGCCAGCCCTTTTTATTTGAAATGACTCAAAAAGCAGTGCTAGAGCAAGAGATAGACCTCTTAGTTGGGAGCAGTATGGGCGGTTATTTTGCGTATCATCTGGCTCGTTTGTTAGATCTTCCCGCTTTGTTGTTTAATCCCGCTTTAGGCGTGCGATCTGTAAAGGTAAAGGCCGATCAGAGCGGAGAAAAAACGCCTTTATTGCTGTTGGCCTTTGGCCAAAATGACCAATTGATAGCGCCCAGTAGCAGCCAGGCCTTTTTGGCGGCCAATTGGCCTCAAAAGGAGCAGTTGCATTACCTTTGGGGCGAGCATGGACATCGGACGCCCCTGCCTTTTTTTCAGCAGGGCGTTAAAGAAATTTTAAGATTATTGTGA
- a CDS encoding TM2 domain-containing protein yields the protein MRKDIMVLLPKAELSEVEYLSGIVHDMDEADRRSFLRIYKGRRLDPVMVLAFSLGALLIGVSGIHRFMMGQVGMGILYLFTGGLCMVGNIVDAINHKNMAWEHNRKIADEIYGSLHTGGAVF from the coding sequence ATGAGAAAAGATATTATGGTTTTGCTCCCTAAAGCTGAGCTTTCAGAAGTAGAATATTTATCGGGTATTGTCCATGATATGGATGAAGCCGACCGTAGAAGTTTTTTGCGTATCTATAAAGGGCGAAGATTGGACCCTGTTATGGTTTTAGCCTTTTCATTAGGAGCTCTTTTGATAGGGGTTTCAGGTATTCATCGCTTTATGATGGGACAAGTTGGAATGGGTATTCTCTACTTATTTACTGGAGGTCTTTGTATGGTGGGGAATATTGTAGATGCGATTAACCACAAAAATATGGCTTGGGAACACAACCGCAAAATTGCCGATGAGATTTATGGTAGTTTGCATACTGGCGGCGCTGTATTTTAA
- a CDS encoding ExbD/TolR family protein, producing MGLSKRSSVSAEFNMSSLTDIIFLLLIFFMLTSSLTSPNLKNLDRPTSSSTTPSPQNIALSVTPEGEYFLESELVTKENLDRRMELRIIEEREKNRQKGIKTEVTIVLNLDKNEPTSTIVEIMALSNKHKARLILATDP from the coding sequence ATGGGACTCAGTAAACGCAGCTCGGTATCGGCCGAATTCAATATGTCTTCACTAACCGATATCATCTTTCTGCTGCTCATCTTTTTTATGCTTACTTCTAGCCTGACGAGCCCCAATCTCAAAAACCTCGATCGCCCAACCTCTAGCAGTACCACGCCCTCTCCTCAAAATATTGCCCTTTCGGTTACTCCCGAAGGCGAGTATTTTCTTGAGTCAGAGCTGGTCACTAAAGAAAACTTGGACCGCCGAATGGAACTTCGGATTATCGAGGAAAGAGAAAAGAATCGTCAAAAAGGAATCAAAACCGAGGTGACTATTGTCCTCAATCTAGACAAAAACGAGCCCACCAGCACCATCGTCGAAATTATGGCGTTGAGCAACAAACATAAGGCTCGCCTCATCTTGGCCACCGATCCTTAA
- a CDS encoding DUF2752 domain-containing protein, which produces MILRKLFRSYFELAVWLFALIYLALFAQPDAIEHFSICVYRAIGFDSCWGCGLGRSVAFALQGNLAKSWEMHPLGLPAIAILLHRIYRLIRLAWNA; this is translated from the coding sequence GTGATCCTTCGGAAACTTTTTCGTAGCTATTTTGAATTAGCTGTTTGGTTATTTGCGCTGATTTATTTGGCCCTATTTGCCCAGCCTGATGCGATAGAACATTTTAGCATTTGTGTTTATCGAGCTATTGGTTTTGATAGTTGTTGGGGCTGTGGTTTGGGCCGATCGGTGGCATTTGCACTGCAAGGCAATTTGGCCAAATCTTGGGAAATGCACCCTTTGGGTTTACCCGCTATTGCTATCCTTCTACACCGCATTTATCGGCTCATTCGTCTGGCTTGGAATGCTTAG
- a CDS encoding MotA/TolQ/ExbB proton channel family protein produces MFPFFLFQDPTTNVADTGEVVPEEVSFSLIEVIFSGGPIGVVIAVILLLLAVMAVYILIERYLTIKRAGDLDENFMAQIRGFVQTGDVESALALCRQTNTPVARLVAKGLQRIGKPLEDINAAVENVGNLEIFQLEKRLSTLATISGAAPMIGFFGTVTGMILSFMNMAGGDVSTEALAGGIYQALITTAFGLFVGIIAFIGYNSLIASMGRVIFKMEAATVEFMDLLQEPA; encoded by the coding sequence ATGTTTCCATTCTTTCTGTTTCAAGACCCTACTACTAATGTAGCCGACACAGGCGAAGTAGTTCCAGAAGAGGTAAGCTTTTCCCTTATTGAGGTCATTTTTTCGGGTGGCCCTATCGGGGTTGTCATTGCAGTAATTCTGCTTCTTTTAGCCGTTATGGCCGTTTATATTCTAATCGAGCGCTACCTCACCATTAAGCGCGCTGGCGATCTAGACGAAAACTTTATGGCCCAAATTCGCGGCTTCGTTCAAACTGGAGACGTAGAATCAGCCCTAGCACTTTGCCGTCAAACCAATACACCCGTAGCTCGTTTGGTGGCCAAAGGCCTACAACGCATCGGTAAACCCCTAGAGGATATCAATGCCGCTGTAGAAAATGTAGGTAACCTAGAAATCTTCCAGCTCGAAAAACGCCTCTCTACCTTGGCTACTATTTCTGGTGCCGCTCCCATGATTGGCTTTTTTGGTACCGTAACCGGGATGATCCTCTCTTTTATGAATATGGCTGGCGGAGATGTAAGTACAGAAGCCCTCGCAGGCGGTATTTACCAAGCCCTAATTACTACAGCTTTTGGTCTTTTTGTCGGAATTATCGCCTTTATCGGCTATAACTCACTGATCGCAAGCATGGGACGCGTCATCTTTAAGATGGAAGCCGCCACCGTTGAATTTATGGACCTGCTTCAGGAGCCCGCCTAG